Genomic DNA from Deltaproteobacteria bacterium:
GAATTTCAGCACATAAATGTCGAGAAAATATTTTCCAATGCCGCAAAAAAGGTAATTTTAGTCGATGAACTGCACAACACCTGAATCAGTGAAAATCCATCAGTAAAAAGTGGCTAAAATTACAATCAATATATTGAAATTTCAGTATAAATTTATCAATATACGCCTGTCCAAAAAACTCACTTGGCAGGTGAAAACATGAAGCGACTGATCCTCGAGCAGAGCAACGACGAATTCTACACCAGCCACTCCGGCCTGGCCCTGGCCGGCGCGTGCATCAACCGCCACAGCGACCTGGGGCGGCAGGTGGGCCGGCTGAGTCGAGGTGGCGGCCAGATCGCCGACATCGACATCCTCCGCAGCTACCTGGGGCTGCTGTGCCTGGGCAAGAGCGATTTCCAGGCCATCACCGGCATGCGCGACGACGACTTCTTCCAACAGGCCCTGGGCATCGGTCGCGTTCCCTCGACCGAGCGTTTGCGGCAGCGACTGGACGAGGCGGCCGCCGACGGCCTGATCCCGCTGGTTTTCCGCAGTTCGCAATCCATGCTCAAGCAACTCGGCGTCAAGGTCTCGGGCTATGCCGATGGCCTTGTGCCCCTGGACGTGGACGTGTTCCCCCAGGACAACTCGAACACCCGCAAGGAAGGGGTGAGCCGCACCTACAAGAACTTTGACGGTTATGCGCCCATCGCCGCCTACCTGGGCATGGAGGGCTGGTGCCTGGAGGTCGAACTGCGCCCCGGCAGCCAGCACGGGCAGGCGGGGTTCGTGGTGTTCATCCAGCGGGTCATCAAGGCGGCGCATGTGCTCATCGAGCAGGAGATCGTGGTCCGTCTGGACTCGGCCCACGACGCGCTGGAAACCCGGGAGGCTCTGGCCGCGGCGGAAAACGTCCGCTTCCTCATCAAGTGGAACCCGCGCAACAGCAACGAGCTGGCTTGGCGGGACCGCGTGTTCAGCGAAGGCAAGGTGACCACGCCCCGGGCCGGCAAGCGGGTCGGTTTGTTGGTGGTCGACGAGCCCATGCAGGTCAATGGGTCGGCTTACCCCTGCAAGCGGATCGTGCGCGTGACCGAACGGACCACCGACCGGCATGGCCAGTTGCTGCTCACCCCGGATATTACCCTGGAAGGCTGGTGGACCGACCTGGACATGGAACCCGAGCAGGTGATCGCCCTGTACCGGGACCACGCCACCTCGGAGCAGTTCCACAGCGAGTTCAAGACCGATCTCGACCTGGAGCGGCTGCCCAGCGGCAAGTTCGCCACCAACGCCCTGGTCATGGCGCTGGGTACCTTTGCCTACAACATCCTCCGAACCATCGGCCAGATGGGACTGCTTGGCCAGTTCGCCCCGATCCGCCACCCGGCCAAACGCCGCCGCATCCGCACGGTGATCCAGGAACTGATCTACCT
This window encodes:
- a CDS encoding IS1380 family transposase yields the protein MKRLILEQSNDEFYTSHSGLALAGACINRHSDLGRQVGRLSRGGGQIADIDILRSYLGLLCLGKSDFQAITGMRDDDFFQQALGIGRVPSTERLRQRLDEAAADGLIPLVFRSSQSMLKQLGVKVSGYADGLVPLDVDVFPQDNSNTRKEGVSRTYKNFDGYAPIAAYLGMEGWCLEVELRPGSQHGQAGFVVFIQRVIKAAHVLIEQEIVVRLDSAHDALETREALAAAENVRFLIKWNPRNSNELAWRDRVFSEGKVTTPRAGKRVGLLVVDEPMQVNGSAYPCKRIVRVTERTTDRHGQLLLTPDITLEGWWTDLDMEPEQVIALYRDHATSEQFHSEFKTDLDLERLPSGKFATNALVMALGTFAYNILRTIGQMGLLGQFAPIRHPAKRRRIRTVIQELIYLAARLISTGRRLILRFSRHCPVFAAFQGVYRQLVPAR